A genomic window from Triticum urartu cultivar G1812 chromosome 7, Tu2.1, whole genome shotgun sequence includes:
- the LOC125523419 gene encoding uncharacterized protein LOC125523419, giving the protein MSSSSSSTAAAGSALGGSHAGLALAATAMALSGTLVLFSLCRAKQTDHHLVSSDAAATSPSPARLRPCLSSSEKRKREKARRGSMKRVRFAADVVDHGPARPAPEVEEAVASGPGPSCRGAAMPANREALYRGMLRGRSMLRTACSY; this is encoded by the exons atgtcgtcgtcgtcgtcgtccaccgcggCGGCGGGCTCCGCGCTGGGCGGCTCCCACGCCGGCCTCGccctcgccgccaccgccatGGCGCTCTCCGGCACCCTCGTGCTCTTCTCGCTCTGCCGCGCCAAGCAGACGGACCACCACCTCGTCTCCTCCGACGCCGCCGCCACGTCCCCGTCTCCCGCCCGGCTCCGGCCCTGCCtctcctcctccg AGAAGCGGAAGCGGGAGAAGGCGCGGCGCGGGAGCATGAAGCGGGTGCGCTTCGCCGCCGACGTCGTTGACCACGGCCCAGCTCGCCCGGCGCCGGAGgtggaggaggcggtggcgtcgGGGCCGGGGCCGTCCTGCAGGGGCGCCGCGATGCCGGCGAACCGGGAGGCGCTGTACCGCGGCATGCTCCGCGGCCGCTCCATGCTCAGGACCGCCTGCTCCTACTAA